In the Ignavibacteriales bacterium genome, ATTCTTGCTTATGAAACAGGAATAATAAATACTGTTGATCCTCTCGGCGGAAGTTATTTTGTTGAATCACTTACGAATAAAATGGAAACGGAAGCAAATAGAATTTTCGGTGAGATTGATTCTCTTGGTGGAGTTATAGATGCAATCGAACACGGATATTTTCAGAAAAATATTGCTGATTCGGCTTACCGATATCAGAGAGAGTTGGAGAAAAAAGAAAAATTTATTGTTGGGATTAACGAGTTTGTAGAAGAAGAAAGCAAAATTGATATTCCAATTTTAACAATTTCTCCGGACGTGGAAATCCAACAGAAAAAAAGATTAGCGGAACTGCATCAGAGCAGAAACCAAAATGAAGTTGAAATTAGTTTGAAAGAAATAAGTGAAGCTGCACTTAATGGAAATAATTTGATGCCGGTTTTTGTAAAGGCGGCAAATAATTATGTTACTCTGGGCGAAATGGTTGGTGAATTGAAACAACACTTCGGGACTTATGAAGAAACTGTGGTTTTCTAATATATCTGTTTTTATAAAATTAATTAGAGTTACCAGCTGGCCTAAGAATTTTTTTGTCTTCGTACCGGCAGTCTTCTCAAAACATATTTTTAGTTTAGATTATTTTCTTACTGTATTGCTGGGATTTTTTACATTCTCGATCGCTTCAAGTGCAGTGTATGTATTTAATGATATTATTGACGCGCCAAAAGACAAATTCCATCCGTTAAAAAAGAATAGACCTATTGCAAGCGGGACTGTCTCCAAATTTACTGCAACAGTAATATCGGCTATTTTCTTTTTAACACTTGCAGCAATTACATTGCAAATGTCTCTTTATTTTAGTTTGATCGTATGGGCTTATGTTATCATAAATATTTTTTACACTTCATTCTTAAAAGAAGTTGTGATAGTTGATATATTTTGTATTGCATCGGGATTTATGCTTCGTGTAATTGCCGGTGCATTTTTAATTTCGGTTGATATATCAAATTGGTTGATACTTACTACAATGTTCCTTTCACTTTTTCTAGCTGTAATGAAACGACGTGTGGAGATTGCAAATAGTTCTAATCCTTCAGAGCAAAGATTAGTTCTTAAAGACTATTCTCTAAGTTTCATTGATCAAATTGCAGCTATGACCGGAAGCGGAGTTATTTTAAGTTATGCTTTGTATTCTGTTGCTGATAGAACAGTCCATTTTTTTGGTTCTGAAAATTTAGTATTTACAACTACGTATGTGATTTTCGGAATTTTTAGATATATGTACTTGGTCTATAAAAAAGACAAAGGTGAAAACGTAATTGAAGTATTAATGACTGATATTCCCATGATAATTAATTTAGTTCTGTACATAGTAACAACTATGTTTATCATTTACTCAAGATAATATGATTAGGAAATTGAAATGACCGATTATCTGCTAAGCTTATTTATTTTACTTTTACTAAGCGCATTTTTCTCATCTTCCGAGATTGCTTTTATTGTTGGGAATAAAATTAAAATAGAAATTCGCGCACGGAAGAAAAATTTATCCGCTCTGAACGCAAGATATTTTATCAATAACCCCGATCAATTTTTCTCCACAATATTAATTTCAAATAGTACTGTTAATATTGCTTTTGCATCACTCAGCTCTATATTTCTTCCTAAATTATATGGATTCAAGGAATTCGAAATTCTCTTGATATCCACTGCACTAATTCTTCTGTTTGGTGAATTGATCCCGAAATATTTTGGTAGAGAACTTGCGGACCGGCTTGTTATGATCGTAGCAATTCCATTGAGGGTGATTGCTATTGTACTATATCCGTTGGTAAAAATAACATCTAAAATATCTTCAGTCTTAAGTAGAACGAACTTAAAAGAGGAAGAAGAGATACAGCATCTATTCGATAAAGAAGATATCCAGAATTTAATTGAAGAAAGTTCCGAAGCCGGAAAAATGGATGAAGAACAATCTGATATTATCAGCAAAGTTATTGACATACGCGAACAGCGGGTCTACGAAGCAATGACCCCGCGTACCGATATTGTTGGAATTGAGATTACATCAACAATGCAAGAAGTATTAAAAACTTTTATTGATTCCGGTTACTCAAAACTTCCGGTCTATGATGAAAATTTGGATGACATCAAAGGTGTGGTTTTTGGTAAAGATATTTTTAAGCAGCCGACTGATCTTAAAACCGTTATGCGTGAT is a window encoding:
- a CDS encoding decaprenyl-phosphate phosphoribosyltransferase produces the protein MKKLWFSNISVFIKLIRVTSWPKNFFVFVPAVFSKHIFSLDYFLTVLLGFFTFSIASSAVYVFNDIIDAPKDKFHPLKKNRPIASGTVSKFTATVISAIFFLTLAAITLQMSLYFSLIVWAYVIINIFYTSFLKEVVIVDIFCIASGFMLRVIAGAFLISVDISNWLILTTMFLSLFLAVMKRRVEIANSSNPSEQRLVLKDYSLSFIDQIAAMTGSGVILSYALYSVADRTVHFFGSENLVFTTTYVIFGIFRYMYLVYKKDKGENVIEVLMTDIPMIINLVLYIVTTMFIIYSR
- a CDS encoding hemolysin family protein → MTDYLLSLFILLLLSAFFSSSEIAFIVGNKIKIEIRARKKNLSALNARYFINNPDQFFSTILISNSTVNIAFASLSSIFLPKLYGFKEFEILLISTALILLFGELIPKYFGRELADRLVMIVAIPLRVIAIVLYPLVKITSKISSVLSRTNLKEEEEIQHLFDKEDIQNLIEESSEAGKMDEEQSDIISKVIDIREQRVYEAMTPRTDIVGIEITSTMQEVLKTFIDSGYSKLPVYDENLDDIKGVVFGKDIFKQPTDLKTVMRDVVFVPETKKSLEMLNEFLDKQFSIAIVVDEFGGTAGMLTVEDLIEELFGEIRDEFDDVEEKIAKKIDANSYLVNGKVEIDYLNEELNFQIPEGDYETIAGYVTFRIGRIPVKGESFKIHNLSVQILKADKTKIDLLKLTLIPETEI